In the genome of Segatella copri, one region contains:
- a CDS encoding mechanosensitive ion channel family protein: MKKKLYILILLMVAFVLPSNAVLKEANLDTTLYMLRTELTNYHIDLEKQNKVAKAQQQQVIAELISIVRQADQNSIMLYSQRNGYVFDMTYACHEATEQFRKFKSKAVPFRQMIKETNMEVARYDSLINYLYGMNSMFLSDEAQVNRNVDLTLAVNIRRQLVEKQEQLQLYVMAYDRTDKKLKALNDYANKRYSDIQNSIFNNGGDNYLHILCNIGMNYNEAKTSVAEKYKRAPGMMSQWDVRIIFILFGIIAFYGLISVFLNLFAIRIVLTQLMKHGMFQNRKESFMAKRPCLIMAMTVVTFAAILGIVRMTVTQNFVVMASQLLVEFAWLIGVILVSILLRVDNDKIKNTFRIYSPLMLIGFIVIVFRIILIPNDLVNFIFPPILLFCSLWQWNVIARKRNQVLRTDKTYAYISLAVFAVTTVSAWVGFTLLAVQIIIWWTMQLTCVLTITCCKGWLSVYAKRRNLRSLAITEKWGYRFVYKVLLPISGVLSFIVSIYWAADVFNMSDTTWEIFNKNYIHTTNFTASLYSVSWVACLYFLFNYINITTVDLMRHHFEKTDPTSAASKIVMFKNVLQVIVWGIWLMIALSVFEVGKSWLLAIFAGLSTGLGFASKDILENIYYGVSLMMGRVKVGDYIICDGTRGKVSSISYTSTMLEAIDGSVIAFQNSQLFSKNYKNMTKNHGYELDALEVGVAYGSNIKEVKQILIKELQKLECINKEKGVKVLLKSFDDSCITLKIVVWVNVLTQAMDDATIMECIYDTLNEHNIEIPFPQREITIKQVNN; this comes from the coding sequence ATGAAAAAGAAACTATATATTCTCATCTTGCTGATGGTGGCTTTCGTGCTGCCAAGCAATGCTGTGCTCAAGGAAGCCAACCTGGATACAACGCTCTATATGCTGCGCACCGAGTTGACCAACTACCACATCGACCTGGAAAAGCAGAACAAGGTGGCAAAGGCACAACAGCAGCAGGTTATCGCCGAACTGATCAGCATCGTAAGACAAGCTGACCAGAACTCCATCATGCTCTATTCCCAAAGAAACGGATATGTGTTCGATATGACCTACGCCTGCCATGAGGCTACAGAACAGTTCAGAAAGTTCAAGTCGAAGGCGGTGCCGTTCAGGCAGATGATCAAGGAAACCAATATGGAAGTGGCGCGATACGACTCCCTCATCAATTATCTCTACGGCATGAACAGCATGTTCCTGAGCGACGAGGCACAGGTAAACCGCAACGTAGACCTGACCCTTGCCGTGAACATCCGCCGACAACTGGTAGAAAAGCAGGAACAGTTGCAACTATACGTGATGGCATACGACAGGACCGACAAGAAACTGAAGGCTCTCAACGACTATGCCAACAAGCGATACAGCGATATCCAGAACAGCATCTTCAACAATGGAGGCGACAACTATTTGCATATCCTATGCAATATCGGCATGAACTACAACGAGGCAAAGACCTCTGTAGCAGAGAAATACAAGCGGGCACCAGGCATGATGTCGCAATGGGATGTACGCATCATCTTCATCCTCTTCGGCATCATTGCATTCTATGGTCTCATCTCCGTCTTCCTCAATCTCTTTGCCATCCGCATCGTGCTGACCCAACTGATGAAGCACGGTATGTTCCAGAACAGAAAGGAGAGTTTCATGGCAAAACGCCCTTGCCTCATCATGGCGATGACCGTGGTTACCTTCGCTGCCATCCTAGGCATCGTACGCATGACGGTTACCCAGAACTTTGTGGTAATGGCAAGCCAGTTGCTGGTGGAGTTTGCATGGCTGATTGGCGTCATTCTGGTATCTATCCTGCTGCGTGTGGACAACGACAAGATTAAGAACACCTTCCGCATCTATTCTCCACTGATGCTGATAGGCTTCATCGTCATCGTTTTCCGTATCATCCTGATACCAAACGATTTGGTGAACTTCATCTTCCCTCCTATCCTTCTATTCTGCTCCCTGTGGCAGTGGAATGTGATAGCCAGGAAGCGCAATCAGGTGCTGCGTACCGACAAGACATACGCCTATATCTCGCTTGCCGTCTTTGCGGTAACTACCGTCAGTGCTTGGGTAGGTTTCACCCTGCTCGCCGTACAGATTATCATCTGGTGGACCATGCAGCTCACCTGCGTACTCACCATCACCTGCTGCAAGGGATGGCTCAGCGTATATGCCAAGCGCAGAAACCTGCGCAGCTTGGCTATCACCGAGAAATGGGGCTATCGCTTCGTATATAAGGTGTTGCTGCCTATCTCGGGCGTGCTCTCCTTCATCGTCTCCATCTATTGGGCAGCAGATGTGTTCAACATGAGCGACACCACCTGGGAAATCTTCAACAAGAACTATATCCATACCACCAACTTCACGGCTTCGCTCTATAGCGTTTCGTGGGTGGCTTGCCTCTACTTCCTGTTTAACTACATCAATATCACCACGGTAGATTTGATGCGCCATCATTTCGAGAAGACTGATCCGACATCGGCAGCTTCCAAGATTGTGATGTTCAAGAATGTGTTGCAGGTCATCGTTTGGGGTATCTGGCTGATGATTGCCCTGAGCGTATTCGAGGTAGGAAAGTCATGGCTGCTCGCCATCTTCGCCGGTTTGTCAACCGGTCTGGGTTTTGCCTCCAAGGATATTCTCGAGAACATCTACTACGGCGTATCCCTGATGATGGGCCGTGTAAAGGTGGGTGACTATATCATCTGCGACGGCACCCGTGGTAAGGTGAGCAGTATCAGCTACACCTCTACCATGCTGGAGGCTATCGACGGTTCAGTCATCGCCTTCCAGAACTCGCAGCTGTTCTCCAAGAACTATAAGAACATGACCAAGAATCATGGTTACGAGCTGGATGCGCTGGAAGTAGGCGTGGCATACGGAAGTAACATCAAGGAGGTGAAGCAGATTCTCATCAAGGAACTGCAGAAGCTCGAGTGCATCAATAAGGAAAAGGGCGTAAAGGTATTGCTCAAGAGTTTCGACGACAGCTGCATCACCCTCAAGATTGTGGTGTGGGTCAATGTGCTTACCCAAGCCATGGACGATGCCACCATCATGGAGTGCATCTACGATACACTGAACGAGCACAATATCGAGATTCCATTCCCACAGCGTGAGATTACAATTAAACAAGTTAATAATTAA
- a CDS encoding ATPase, which yields MNILIADSGSTKTDWSLTDGQGNVVMTCKTQGINPIHMQDDEVLQILKSELILPESPQEVYFYGSGVTEAMKPQMASLLQQAFPGAKVEAEGDMIGAARALFGNKPGIACILGTGANSCLYDGHRMVMNTPPLGYILGDEGSGAVLGKLFLNGIFKGALSTTMKKKFLEWSGLDYPTIINKVYREPLANRFLASLCPFISQQIAEGEKHENGTDELNEAMALYRVVLGNFNDFYEKNLLPYIKYVKASAEDISQLESGVKAWDLSLGEDVPAVGFVGSIAHYFESPLRNVMCDEHHLTIQKVMQAPMPGLIQYHSQPQKQV from the coding sequence ATGAACATACTCATAGCAGACAGCGGCAGTACCAAGACCGATTGGTCGTTGACCGACGGGCAGGGCAATGTAGTGATGACTTGCAAGACACAGGGCATCAATCCTATTCACATGCAGGATGACGAGGTGCTTCAGATTCTGAAGTCGGAACTCATCTTGCCGGAATCACCACAGGAAGTATATTTCTATGGCAGCGGTGTAACCGAGGCGATGAAGCCCCAGATGGCCTCACTCCTGCAGCAGGCCTTTCCTGGAGCCAAGGTGGAAGCCGAGGGAGACATGATTGGAGCGGCAAGAGCCCTCTTCGGCAACAAGCCAGGCATCGCCTGCATCTTGGGAACGGGAGCCAACAGTTGTCTCTACGACGGTCATCGCATGGTGATGAATACGCCACCGCTGGGTTACATCCTGGGCGATGAGGGGAGTGGTGCCGTTCTGGGTAAGCTTTTCCTGAACGGTATTTTCAAGGGCGCCTTATCTACTACGATGAAGAAGAAGTTCCTGGAGTGGTCGGGATTGGATTATCCTACTATTATTAATAAGGTGTATCGCGAACCTCTTGCCAACCGGTTTCTGGCATCCCTCTGTCCTTTCATCTCGCAGCAGATAGCCGAGGGTGAGAAGCATGAGAATGGAACCGACGAACTGAACGAGGCGATGGCGCTCTATCGGGTGGTGCTTGGCAACTTCAACGATTTCTACGAAAAGAATCTCCTTCCTTATATTAAATATGTGAAGGCGAGTGCCGAAGACATCTCTCAGTTGGAGTCTGGTGTAAAGGCATGGGATTTGTCTTTGGGCGAAGATGTACCAGCCGTGGGCTTTGTGGGAAGCATCGCCCATTACTTCGAGTCGCCATTGAGAAATGTGATGTGCGATGAGCATCATCTCACCATCCAGAAGGTAATGCAGGCACCTATGCCGGGACTGATTCAGTATCATTCCCAGCCCCAAAAACAGGTTTAG
- a CDS encoding KpsF/GutQ family sugar-phosphate isomerase — protein MTDKNNKIDDKVVRGYGEQALRDEAQAILDQIPYLDDNFEKAVDMMYHCQGKIIVTGVGKSGHVGAKIAATLASTGTPAFYINPLDVYHGDLGVMTDKDVVLALSNSGQTDELLRFIPMVLHMNVPIISITGNPDSLLAKYSNHHITVKVKKEACPLNLAPTSSTTAALAMGDALAIALMQVRHFKPRDFAQFHPGGELGKRLLTTAEDVMRSDDMPIIPKDMHLGEAIIHVSKGKLGLGISLDEDQRVIGLITDGDIRRAMEKWQAEFFNKTVSDIMTTTPKMVTPKTKISEIQRIMHKYKVHTVLVVDKDNHLKGIVDHYACMV, from the coding sequence ATGACCGATAAGAATAATAAAATAGATGACAAGGTGGTACGTGGCTATGGCGAACAGGCCCTGAGAGATGAGGCGCAGGCCATCCTCGACCAGATACCTTATCTGGATGACAATTTTGAAAAGGCAGTGGATATGATGTACCATTGCCAAGGCAAGATTATCGTTACCGGTGTGGGCAAGAGTGGACATGTGGGTGCCAAGATTGCCGCTACCCTAGCCTCAACAGGTACGCCTGCTTTCTATATCAATCCGCTGGATGTATATCATGGCGACCTCGGTGTGATGACCGATAAGGATGTGGTGCTGGCACTGAGCAACAGCGGCCAGACCGATGAACTGCTCCGTTTCATCCCGATGGTGCTCCACATGAATGTACCGATTATTTCGATTACGGGAAATCCAGATTCCCTGCTGGCGAAATATTCCAACCATCATATCACCGTAAAGGTGAAGAAGGAGGCTTGTCCGCTGAACCTCGCCCCTACCAGCAGTACCACTGCGGCTTTGGCGATGGGCGATGCCCTTGCAATAGCCCTGATGCAGGTACGCCACTTCAAGCCTCGCGACTTTGCCCAGTTCCATCCGGGCGGCGAATTGGGTAAGCGACTCCTTACCACCGCCGAAGATGTGATGCGCAGCGACGATATGCCTATCATTCCTAAGGATATGCACCTGGGTGAGGCTATCATCCACGTGAGCAAGGGCAAACTGGGACTGGGAATCTCACTTGATGAAGACCAGCGTGTCATCGGCTTGATTACCGATGGCGATATCCGCCGTGCCATGGAGAAATGGCAGGCAGAGTTCTTCAACAAGACCGTTAGCGACATCATGACCACCACCCCAAAGATGGTTACTCCGAAGACCAAGATTTCGGAGATTCAGCGCATTATGCACAAATACAAGGTGCATACGGTGCTCGTAGTAGATAAGGATAATCATTTGAAAGGCATCGTAGATCACTATGCCTGCATGGTGTGA
- a CDS encoding RagB/SusD family nutrient uptake outer membrane protein — MKTNKIKIAALGILAMGGLASCSDSWLDVASKTESNSGNYYKSQEDGLRSLYACYDGWQRTVSDGPSFTVYQLTETMSDECFGGTGNNDGRNTQILDRFDMNLAPSYTDMHETLWKSYYAAIFRCNEFIDKGEGIIWDDENAKNTYLGEAHALRALCYFDMLRLWENIPLLEHATSDVVPQAAPDSVYSLVFRDLKYAIEHIPANAYPKKDAATNDGHVTKYGAEAILARAYLFYSGYYGKEPDQLGLTKADALAACEDIIASGEFSLVPRFRDLWPASADDKSGDHVGLWAHENSSWAGPGNSETILSMKFNYTADYNGNNDGNRFQVMVGMRTGSLVYEGYGQGWGACTVTPSIASAYATGDTRRSASIIDASQLKDYENTYLADQREYTGYFVKKYTPLSKHETAGDGKLQHYTETVGAGDFQISQFQDWVLVRYADVLLMAAELGSPNAQSYFDQVRKRAYTEDDGTTLSGNYSQQTATKENILKERKLEFAFEGIRYWDQLRQGVEQAAKEIAGSWEVKDGGEKTTVSISAENIIKKRGLIQIPITEIGLSHGLLKQNPGW, encoded by the coding sequence ATGAAGACAAATAAAATAAAGATAGCCGCTTTGGGTATTTTGGCTATGGGAGGTCTGGCATCTTGCAGCGACAGTTGGCTGGATGTGGCTTCCAAGACAGAATCAAATTCCGGCAATTACTATAAGAGTCAGGAGGATGGACTTCGCTCGCTCTATGCCTGCTACGACGGTTGGCAGCGTACCGTTTCAGATGGTCCTTCGTTCACCGTCTATCAGTTGACCGAGACGATGAGTGACGAGTGCTTTGGCGGTACGGGTAACAACGATGGACGCAACACCCAGATTCTCGACCGTTTCGACATGAATCTGGCACCATCTTATACCGATATGCACGAAACCTTGTGGAAGAGCTATTATGCAGCCATCTTCCGCTGCAATGAGTTTATCGATAAGGGTGAAGGCATTATCTGGGATGATGAGAATGCAAAGAACACTTATCTGGGTGAGGCTCATGCCCTTCGTGCCTTGTGCTATTTCGATATGCTTCGCCTTTGGGAGAACATCCCGTTGCTGGAACATGCCACCAGCGATGTGGTTCCTCAGGCTGCTCCTGACTCCGTATATAGTCTGGTATTCAGAGATTTGAAGTATGCCATTGAGCACATTCCTGCCAATGCCTATCCTAAGAAGGATGCGGCTACCAATGATGGACATGTCACCAAGTATGGTGCCGAGGCGATTCTGGCTCGCGCGTACCTCTTCTATAGTGGCTATTATGGCAAGGAGCCTGATCAGTTGGGCTTGACCAAGGCGGATGCACTGGCTGCCTGCGAGGATATCATCGCCAGTGGCGAGTTCAGTCTGGTACCTCGATTCAGAGATTTGTGGCCAGCTTCTGCTGATGACAAGAGCGGTGACCACGTAGGACTTTGGGCACATGAGAACTCTTCCTGGGCTGGTCCTGGAAACTCAGAGACCATACTCTCGATGAAGTTCAACTACACAGCCGACTATAATGGCAACAATGATGGTAACCGTTTCCAGGTGATGGTAGGAATGCGTACCGGTAGTCTGGTTTACGAAGGCTATGGCCAGGGTTGGGGTGCATGCACCGTTACACCATCCATTGCTTCAGCCTATGCTACGGGTGATACCCGCCGTTCAGCCTCTATCATTGATGCTTCACAGTTGAAGGATTACGAGAACACCTATCTTGCCGACCAGCGTGAATACACCGGATATTTCGTGAAGAAATATACCCCTTTGTCTAAGCACGAAACTGCTGGTGATGGTAAGTTGCAGCATTACACGGAAACAGTGGGTGCAGGCGATTTCCAAATCAGTCAGTTCCAGGATTGGGTACTCGTCCGTTACGCCGATGTCCTGTTGATGGCAGCAGAGTTGGGCAGTCCTAATGCCCAGTCTTACTTCGACCAGGTTCGCAAGCGTGCTTATACCGAGGATGATGGCACTACCCTGAGTGGCAACTATTCTCAGCAGACAGCTACCAAGGAGAACATCCTGAAAGAGCGCAAGCTTGAGTTTGCCTTCGAGGGAATCCGCTATTGGGATCAGCTCCGTCAGGGCGTGGAGCAGGCAGCCAAGGAGATTGCCGGTTCCTGGGAAGTGAAGGATGGCGGCGAGAAAACCACCGTATCCATCAGTGCCGAGAATATCATCAAGAAACGTGGCTTGATTCAGATTCCTATCACCGAGATCGGACTTTCTCATGGTCTCCTGAAGCAGAATCCAGGTTGGTAA
- the kdsA gene encoding 3-deoxy-8-phosphooctulonate synthase, giving the protein MATFIAGPCVIESMELLDTVAQELVRINHKLGTDIIFKASFDKANRTSIHSFRGPGLEKGLQMLSDIKSKYGLRITTDIHESYQAEAAGEVCDILQIPAFLCRQTDLLVSAAKTGKIVNIKKAQFLSGRDMKYPVEKALESGAKEVWLTERGNCFGYNNLVVDFRNIPDMKEIVPNVIMDCTHSVQRPSAGDGKTVGDRKFVPAMALAAKAFGATGYFFEVHPDPDQGLSDAANMLELDKLETLIQELL; this is encoded by the coding sequence ATGGCAACATTTATAGCAGGACCATGCGTCATCGAGTCGATGGAGCTGTTGGATACAGTGGCTCAGGAACTCGTGCGCATCAACCATAAATTAGGGACAGACATCATATTCAAGGCTTCTTTCGACAAGGCCAACCGTACCAGCATCCACTCTTTCCGTGGTCCAGGCCTGGAAAAGGGACTCCAGATGCTCAGCGACATCAAGTCAAAATATGGTCTTCGCATCACTACTGATATTCATGAGAGTTATCAGGCTGAGGCTGCGGGCGAGGTATGCGATATTCTCCAGATTCCAGCTTTCCTCTGCCGCCAGACCGACTTGCTCGTATCTGCCGCCAAGACTGGCAAGATTGTCAATATCAAGAAGGCACAGTTCCTGAGTGGAAGAGACATGAAGTATCCTGTGGAGAAAGCATTGGAAAGCGGAGCCAAGGAAGTTTGGCTCACCGAACGTGGCAACTGTTTCGGCTACAACAACCTGGTGGTTGATTTCCGCAACATCCCTGACATGAAGGAGATTGTACCTAATGTAATTATGGACTGCACCCACAGCGTGCAGCGCCCTAGTGCCGGCGACGGCAAGACCGTGGGCGACCGCAAGTTCGTACCAGCGATGGCATTGGCAGCCAAGGCATTCGGTGCTACGGGTTACTTCTTCGAGGTACATCCTGACCCAGACCAGGGATTATCAGATGCAGCCAACATGCTGGAATTAGACAAATTAGAAACTCTTATCCAGGAACTTTTATAA
- a CDS encoding SusC/RagA family TonB-linked outer membrane protein — MRKTSQKFSQSRMLCKVALVALMLAIQAMLGIGAGVLNAQTVKGTVISGSDNEPLIGASVMVEGTRNGAVTDLDGNFTISAKNGQTLEVSYLGFITQKVKVTGSVINVTLNEDKQSLDEVVVVGYGVQKKKLVTGANINVKGDDIAKLNTSNPLQALQGQTPGMSIISTSGQPGSGLKVNIRGMGTVSGSDPLYIIDGVRGDIASLNPADIESIDVLKDAASAAIYGSQSANGVVLITTKGGKEGRAVVSFDGYVGWQNKPRSIDMLNAREYMTILDEAAINSGKNAYDWSKYKSIYDANGDLIDTDWVGQMFVKNAKTSSYNIGVNGGSKTANYAMTLGYMNQEGIVGGKDVSNYERYNFRVNSDWKVKDWLKVGEQISFIYTQNTGIGVGNAYNNSLRSAFNTSPLSPVYSDNNKYDSPFNDTSNSDWYNADGNPYGLMMTNNNNQTNAARFTGNVYAEIEPIKNLKYRTVVGYEYYSSDYRSFTPLYQFSIYSYNTANRTSVNQNMGHNWQLTWTNTLSYDFKVKEHSFTALAGMESWRFDGVGVSASNATLKSGFADWNHAYVSNGTAATATDGLGASGAPSLSQRMVSYFGRVSWNWKETYMATATLRADASSKFARGNRWGYFPSVSAGWIVTNEKWVKPLLKVLDYAKVRASWGQVGNQNIGDLMFISPISTSGAYYNFGTALGADGQSNYYGAYESRLSNENVKWETSEQLDFGLDLRLLGKLNVNIDWYKKTTKDWLLVKPIPGTAGTGAPYFNGGDVENTGIEIGLGWNDNIGRDFNYYVNVNGAYNKNKVGSIPTSDGIIHGTDGNGQLYDNSTEFYRCSNGEPIGYFWGYKTAGIFQNQKEIDEWVAAGNGVLQGSSVKPGDVKYYDVNHDGTINDADKVNLGNGMPDFTYGFSLGFDYKGIDFSVTANGSVGNDIVQSYRNVGAKTANYTSAILQRWTGEGTSNKYPRVTETNVNYQFSDLFIQDGDFLRISNITLGYDFAKLLHQKFVSQARLYFQVQNAFTFTKYDGMDPEIGYGVNSWASGVDLGYYPRPRTFMVGLNLKF, encoded by the coding sequence ATGAGAAAAACATCTCAGAAATTCTCGCAGAGCCGAATGCTCTGTAAGGTTGCACTGGTAGCCCTCATGTTGGCAATCCAGGCAATGCTAGGAATCGGAGCAGGTGTCCTAAATGCTCAGACGGTTAAGGGTACTGTTATCTCTGGCAGTGACAATGAACCACTGATTGGTGCAAGTGTCATGGTCGAGGGAACAAGAAACGGTGCAGTAACCGACCTGGATGGTAACTTTACCATCTCAGCAAAGAATGGACAGACGCTCGAAGTTTCTTACCTGGGCTTTATCACCCAAAAGGTGAAAGTTACAGGTTCTGTAATCAACGTAACCTTGAATGAGGACAAGCAATCTCTTGATGAGGTCGTTGTTGTTGGTTATGGTGTTCAGAAGAAAAAGCTGGTGACGGGTGCCAACATCAACGTGAAGGGTGATGACATCGCCAAGTTGAACACTTCCAATCCGCTTCAGGCACTCCAGGGACAGACTCCTGGTATGAGCATCATCTCAACATCCGGTCAGCCGGGTTCCGGTTTGAAGGTAAACATCCGTGGTATGGGTACCGTGAGTGGTTCTGATCCGCTTTACATCATTGATGGTGTACGTGGTGACATCGCTTCTCTGAATCCTGCCGATATCGAAAGCATTGATGTGCTGAAGGATGCGGCATCGGCTGCCATCTATGGTTCGCAGTCGGCCAATGGTGTGGTTCTGATTACTACCAAGGGTGGTAAGGAAGGACGTGCCGTGGTTAGCTTCGACGGCTATGTGGGTTGGCAGAACAAGCCACGCAGCATTGATATGCTCAATGCCAGGGAGTATATGACTATTTTGGATGAGGCTGCCATCAACTCGGGAAAGAACGCCTACGACTGGAGCAAATACAAGAGTATCTATGATGCCAATGGCGATTTGATTGATACCGACTGGGTAGGTCAGATGTTTGTGAAGAATGCCAAGACTTCTTCTTATAATATAGGTGTAAATGGCGGTAGCAAGACTGCCAATTATGCCATGACGCTGGGTTATATGAACCAGGAAGGTATTGTTGGCGGCAAGGACGTCAGCAATTATGAACGTTACAACTTCCGTGTCAATTCCGACTGGAAGGTGAAGGACTGGTTGAAGGTGGGTGAGCAGATCAGTTTCATCTATACCCAGAATACGGGTATCGGTGTGGGCAATGCTTACAACAACTCGCTGCGCAGTGCCTTCAATACCTCTCCATTGTCGCCTGTGTATAGCGACAACAACAAGTATGATTCTCCTTTTAATGATACCAGCAACAGCGACTGGTATAATGCCGATGGCAACCCATACGGCTTGATGATGACGAACAATAACAATCAGACGAATGCAGCCCGTTTCACCGGAAATGTGTATGCGGAGATTGAGCCTATCAAGAACTTGAAGTATCGCACCGTAGTAGGTTACGAATATTATTCAAGCGATTACCGTTCGTTTACTCCTCTCTATCAGTTCTCCATTTATAGCTACAACACAGCCAACCGTACCAGTGTGAACCAGAATATGGGACATAACTGGCAGTTGACCTGGACTAACACCTTGTCTTATGACTTCAAGGTGAAGGAGCATAGCTTCACAGCCTTGGCAGGTATGGAATCCTGGCGCTTTGATGGCGTAGGCGTAAGTGCATCCAATGCCACCCTGAAGAGTGGTTTTGCCGATTGGAACCATGCTTATGTAAGCAATGGTACCGCTGCCACCGCTACCGATGGTCTGGGTGCCAGCGGTGCTCCTTCTCTGTCACAGCGCATGGTGAGCTACTTTGGTCGTGTAAGCTGGAACTGGAAGGAAACCTATATGGCAACAGCTACCCTGCGTGCCGATGCTTCTTCTAAGTTTGCCCGTGGCAACCGCTGGGGCTACTTCCCTTCTGTTTCTGCCGGTTGGATTGTAACCAATGAAAAATGGGTGAAGCCTCTGCTCAAGGTGCTTGATTATGCCAAGGTGCGTGCAAGCTGGGGACAGGTTGGTAACCAGAATATTGGCGACCTGATGTTTATTTCTCCTATCTCAACATCGGGTGCTTACTATAACTTCGGTACGGCTTTGGGTGCTGACGGACAGTCAAATTACTATGGTGCTTACGAAAGCCGTCTGTCTAACGAGAATGTGAAGTGGGAAACTTCAGAACAGTTGGACTTCGGTTTGGATCTGCGCCTCCTGGGCAAGTTGAATGTCAACATCGACTGGTATAAGAAGACCACCAAAGACTGGTTGCTGGTTAAGCCTATCCCAGGCACAGCCGGTACGGGAGCCCCTTATTTCAATGGAGGTGACGTAGAGAATACCGGTATAGAAATCGGTTTGGGCTGGAACGACAACATAGGTAGAGATTTCAACTACTATGTGAATGTCAACGGTGCCTATAATAAGAATAAGGTGGGAAGCATCCCTACATCCGATGGTATCATTCATGGTACCGATGGTAATGGTCAGCTCTATGATAACTCTACCGAGTTCTACCGTTGCAGCAATGGCGAACCAATCGGTTATTTCTGGGGTTACAAGACCGCTGGTATCTTCCAGAACCAGAAAGAAATCGACGAGTGGGTAGCGGCAGGCAATGGCGTACTTCAGGGATCTTCTGTAAAACCAGGCGATGTGAAGTATTACGATGTCAACCACGATGGTACCATCAATGATGCCGACAAGGTAAACCTGGGCAATGGTATGCCAGACTTTACCTATGGTTTCTCACTCGGTTTCGACTACAAGGGAATCGACTTCTCTGTAACCGCCAACGGTTCAGTAGGCAACGACATCGTTCAGAGCTACCGCAATGTAGGTGCCAAGACAGCCAACTACACTTCAGCCATCCTGCAGCGCTGGACTGGTGAGGGAACATCCAACAAATATCCACGTGTGACAGAGACCAATGTGAACTATCAGTTCTCCGACCTCTTTATCCAGGATGGTGACTTCCTGAGAATCAGCAACATTACCTTAGGTTATGATTTTGCCAAGCTTCTGCATCAGAAGTTCGTATCTCAGGCCCGTTTGTACTTCCAGGTTCAGAATGCGTTTACCTTTACCAAGTATGACGGCATGGACCCAGAAATCGGTTATGGTGTCAACAGTTGGGCATCAGGCGTAGATCTGGGTTACTATCCACGTCCACGTACCTTCATGGTAGGTTTGAATCTTAAGTTCTAA